A window from Hoeflea sp. IMCC20628 encodes these proteins:
- a CDS encoding LuxR family transcriptional regulator, whose translation MNDGLLSMKGHEALFRSLGAVKTEIELAGFLRTLAAKFDYKGFLVVDIPTAVEDQLTPRIVLSDLPAGFIEAYDSIGLLKNSPIFASLRRSTAPLSWCAETDGGHRPLHETEIALQLFVRHKMNFGVYFPVHGFSGDRAAIGFLGDRSELTHAEMGELGIFVMHAYDTFSNLKSKTLSVSSVLTARELEVLHWAAHGKTSAEIAAIISLSDHTVNAYMNSAMRKLDCVNRTQLVAKALRLRLIS comes from the coding sequence TTGAATGACGGCTTACTATCGATGAAAGGTCATGAAGCTCTTTTCCGCAGCTTGGGCGCAGTCAAGACCGAAATTGAACTTGCCGGATTTCTGCGCACGCTCGCTGCCAAGTTTGATTACAAGGGGTTTCTGGTCGTGGACATCCCCACGGCGGTCGAGGATCAATTGACACCGAGGATTGTGCTGTCGGATCTGCCAGCCGGATTTATCGAGGCCTACGACTCCATTGGCCTTTTGAAAAACTCGCCGATTTTTGCATCTCTCCGCCGCTCGACCGCTCCTCTTTCCTGGTGTGCGGAGACGGATGGCGGACACAGGCCACTGCACGAAACTGAGATTGCGCTGCAGTTGTTTGTTCGTCACAAAATGAATTTTGGGGTGTATTTCCCCGTGCACGGTTTCTCCGGCGATCGCGCCGCCATTGGTTTCCTTGGCGACAGATCAGAACTGACCCACGCGGAAATGGGAGAACTGGGCATATTTGTCATGCACGCCTATGACACATTTTCCAATCTGAAGAGCAAAACGCTAAGCGTCAGCAGTGTGCTGACGGCGCGTGAGCTTGAAGTTCTGCATTGGGCGGCACATGGAAAAACTTCGGCCGAGATTGCTGCAATCATCTCGCTGTCCGATCACACGGTCAACGCCTACATGAACAGCGCCATGCGCAAACTCGATTGTGTCAACAGGACGCAACTCGTCGCCAAGGCGCTTCGGTTGCGCCTTATCAGCTAG
- a CDS encoding Lrp/AsnC ligand binding domain-containing protein yields MREIDRIDRKILRAMQDDGRLTNLELADKISLSPTATAERLKRLSRDGFIKGYAARLSPQKLDRGMLVFVEVKLDRTTPDVFDAFAQAVRKSDDVMECHMVAGGFDYLVKARVKGMEAYRAFLSDVILSLPGVRETHTYPVMEEVKNTDKIPV; encoded by the coding sequence ATGAGGGAAATCGACCGTATTGACCGAAAGATCCTTCGTGCCATGCAGGATGACGGCAGGCTCACCAACCTGGAGCTGGCCGACAAAATCAGCCTCTCTCCCACGGCGACTGCCGAACGCCTCAAACGGCTGAGTCGCGATGGCTTCATAAAAGGCTATGCCGCCCGACTATCTCCCCAGAAGCTCGACCGCGGCATGCTCGTATTCGTTGAAGTCAAACTCGACCGGACGACGCCGGATGTATTCGACGCATTTGCACAAGCTGTTCGAAAATCGGACGATGTGATGGAGTGCCACATGGTGGCGGGAGGGTTTGACTATCTGGTCAAGGCTCGCGTCAAAGGTATGGAAGCATATCGGGCGTTTCTTTCCGACGTAATTCTATCATTGCCAGGTGTACGCGAAACGCACACTTACCCGGTGATGGAAGAAGTCAAGAACACCGACAAAATACCGGTTTGA
- the putA gene encoding bifunctional proline dehydrogenase/L-glutamate gamma-semialdehyde dehydrogenase PutA, producing the protein MTSTTTPNLPAFHAPHAADDDRLIHDLSTDLVFSGAQDRAIDTRTTKLIQAIRSESGQMGGVEDFLREYGLSTREGLALMVLAEALLRVPDALTQDRLIEDKLKEGGWSEHESHGDTWFVAASAWALGLSARVIKPGETPEGVMRGLVKRMGMPSVRTATRQAMRFLGHHFVLGETIKDALGRAAKNETRGYRHSYDMLGEGARTHADAKRYFKSYADAIAAIGKAANKSSTGRKLPDRPGISVKLSALHPRYVATHREQVLEELVPDLIALAQMAKAHDLNFTVDAEEVDRLELSLDVIDRAFADKSLADWDGFGLAIQAYQKRAPQVIDHIAGLCRKHGRRMMVRLVKGAYWDTEIKRAQERGLDGYAVFTRKAATDLSYLACSRKLLDLRDVIYPQFATHNALTVATIIEMAEDRSGFEFQRLHGMGEVVYDCLSKSNDRVPCRIYAPVGGYRDLLAYLVRRLLENGANSSFVAVAGDKKIPIASLLERPDAKLGLARGQSARNSQIPLPLAIYPDRVNSRGIEFGDRFQLASLLEGMQRSGATVDACPLAPGLKGGAAQEVRSPSVPAKIVGTVRFTDPKDVDKAVGIAMQGFKTWSRTDAGIRAAALDRAADLLEERRDRFMALLAAESGKTLDDGIAEIREAVDFLRYYADRSREMFAKLQPMPGPTGEENRMGWRGRGVFVCISPWNFPLAIFLGQLTAGLAAGNAVIAKPAEQTPLVAHEAIALMHEAGVPKDVLLCLPGAGDVGAALTSHPKIGGVAFTGSTETARAINRTLAAKDGPIVPFIAETGGLNAMIVDATALAEQVADDVVMSAFRSAGQRCSALRLLFVQEDVADQMLEMIEGAARELKLGDPSKPSTDIGPVIDEAQRDMLAAHIATISKTQKLTYAGDVPNEGLFFAPHIVELKDASALDREIFGPVLHVVRYKAKKLDAVLDAIDATGFGLTLGVQSRIESTVRKVIDRLDTGNVYVNRNIIGAVVGTQPFGGSGLSGTGFKAGGPHYLMRFAVEQVVSVNTAAAGGNAGLIAMADG; encoded by the coding sequence ATGACCAGCACAACCACGCCAAACCTGCCAGCTTTTCACGCGCCGCATGCGGCAGACGACGACCGGTTGATTCATGATCTCAGCACGGACCTTGTGTTCAGCGGTGCGCAGGACCGGGCAATTGATACCCGCACCACCAAGTTGATTCAGGCGATCCGTTCGGAGTCGGGCCAGATGGGCGGCGTCGAGGATTTCTTGCGCGAATACGGCCTGTCGACGCGGGAGGGACTGGCGTTGATGGTTCTGGCCGAAGCGCTGCTGCGGGTTCCCGATGCGCTGACCCAGGACCGGCTGATCGAGGACAAGCTCAAAGAGGGTGGCTGGAGCGAACACGAAAGTCATGGCGACACCTGGTTTGTTGCAGCCTCAGCCTGGGCGCTTGGACTGTCGGCCCGGGTGATCAAGCCGGGCGAGACGCCCGAAGGGGTGATGCGCGGACTGGTCAAGCGCATGGGCATGCCCTCGGTCAGAACGGCAACTCGGCAGGCGATGCGGTTTCTCGGGCATCATTTTGTGCTGGGCGAGACCATCAAGGACGCGTTGGGCCGCGCCGCGAAGAACGAGACGCGCGGCTATCGTCATTCCTACGACATGCTCGGCGAAGGCGCCCGAACTCACGCAGACGCCAAACGCTATTTCAAATCCTATGCCGATGCGATCGCGGCCATCGGCAAAGCCGCCAACAAGAGTTCGACCGGCCGCAAGCTGCCCGACCGTCCCGGCATCTCGGTCAAGCTCTCGGCGCTGCATCCGCGCTACGTTGCCACCCACCGCGAGCAGGTGCTCGAGGAACTGGTGCCTGATCTGATTGCCCTTGCGCAGATGGCAAAGGCGCATGATCTCAATTTCACCGTCGATGCAGAGGAAGTCGACCGGCTGGAACTGTCGCTGGATGTGATCGACCGTGCCTTCGCCGACAAGTCGCTTGCGGACTGGGATGGTTTCGGACTGGCTATCCAGGCCTATCAGAAGCGGGCGCCGCAGGTGATCGACCACATTGCCGGTCTGTGCCGCAAGCATGGCCGCCGGATGATGGTGCGGCTGGTCAAGGGCGCTTACTGGGACACCGAGATCAAGCGCGCCCAGGAACGTGGCCTCGACGGCTACGCGGTGTTCACCCGCAAGGCAGCGACCGATCTGTCCTATCTTGCCTGTTCGCGTAAACTGCTGGATTTGCGCGATGTCATCTATCCGCAGTTTGCCACCCACAATGCGCTGACGGTCGCCACCATCATCGAGATGGCCGAGGATCGCAGCGGCTTCGAATTCCAGCGCCTGCATGGCATGGGCGAGGTGGTTTATGACTGCCTGAGCAAGAGCAATGACCGCGTGCCGTGCCGCATTTATGCGCCGGTCGGCGGTTATCGCGATCTTCTCGCCTATCTGGTGCGCAGATTGCTGGAAAACGGCGCCAACTCTTCCTTCGTGGCGGTGGCTGGTGACAAGAAAATCCCGATTGCCTCGCTGCTGGAACGCCCGGACGCCAAGCTTGGACTGGCCAGGGGGCAGTCGGCCCGCAACAGCCAGATTCCGCTGCCGCTGGCGATCTATCCCGACCGGGTCAATTCGCGCGGCATCGAATTCGGTGACCGGTTTCAGCTTGCCTCACTGCTGGAAGGCATGCAGCGCTCCGGCGCAACAGTCGATGCTTGTCCTTTGGCGCCCGGGCTGAAGGGCGGTGCGGCGCAGGAGGTGAGATCTCCCTCCGTCCCGGCAAAGATTGTCGGCACGGTGCGGTTCACCGACCCGAAGGATGTCGACAAGGCGGTTGGCATCGCCATGCAGGGCTTCAAGACCTGGTCGCGGACCGACGCCGGCATCCGTGCTGCGGCGCTCGACCGGGCTGCCGATCTGCTCGAGGAGCGGCGCGACCGATTCATGGCGCTGCTGGCGGCCGAGTCCGGCAAGACGCTCGATGACGGCATCGCAGAAATCCGCGAAGCCGTGGATTTCCTACGCTATTACGCCGACCGATCGCGCGAAATGTTTGCCAAATTGCAGCCGATGCCAGGCCCCACCGGCGAGGAAAACCGGATGGGCTGGCGCGGACGCGGCGTGTTCGTCTGCATTTCGCCGTGGAACTTTCCGCTGGCCATTTTCCTTGGCCAGCTCACCGCGGGGCTGGCTGCCGGCAATGCGGTGATCGCCAAGCCTGCGGAACAGACACCCTTGGTCGCCCATGAAGCGATTGCGCTGATGCATGAAGCCGGTGTGCCGAAAGATGTGCTGTTGTGCCTGCCGGGCGCTGGCGATGTCGGCGCGGCGCTGACCTCGCATCCGAAGATCGGCGGGGTGGCCTTTACCGGATCGACCGAGACCGCGCGCGCCATCAACCGGACGCTGGCCGCCAAGGACGGACCGATTGTGCCGTTCATCGCCGAGACCGGCGGGCTCAACGCCATGATCGTCGACGCCACGGCACTGGCAGAACAGGTGGCCGATGATGTGGTGATGTCGGCGTTCCGCTCCGCCGGTCAGCGCTGCTCGGCGCTCAGGCTGTTGTTCGTGCAGGAAGACGTTGCCGATCAGATGCTGGAGATGATCGAAGGGGCTGCGCGCGAACTCAAGCTCGGCGATCCGTCAAAGCCCTCGACCGATATCGGGCCCGTCATCGATGAAGCGCAGCGCGACATGCTGGCAGCCCATATCGCAACCATCTCCAAGACCCAGAAACTGACCTATGCCGGAGATGTGCCGAATGAGGGGTTGTTCTTCGCCCCGCATATCGTTGAACTGAAAGACGCCAGCGCGCTTGACCGGGAGATTTTCGGCCCGGTGCTGCATGTGGTTCGCTACAAGGCCAAGAAGCTCGATGCGGTGCTTGACGCCATCGACGCCACCGGTTTTGGCCTGACGCTCGGCGTGCAAAGCCGCATTGAATCGACGGTGCGCAAGGTGATCGACCGGCTCGACACCGGCAATGTCTATGTCAACCGAAACATCATCGGCGCCGTGGTCGGCACCCAGCCATTCGGCGGCTCGGGCCTGTCGGGCACTGGCTTCAAGGCCGGTGGCCCGCACTACCTCATGCGCTTTGCGGTCGAGCAGGTGGTGTCGGTCAACACCGCGGCTGCCGGCGGCAATGCCGGGCTGATTGCCATGGCGGACGGGTGA
- a CDS encoding histidine kinase dimerization/phosphoacceptor domain -containing protein — protein sequence MKAALHPRQSERLTALYSYETLDTDREKDFDDIVQLASSICGTSVSLISLVDADRQWFKASVGLEMSETPIETALCSHAILEDEFMEIEDTLNDPRMVDNPLCCGDPGLRFYAGALLKTPDGLPIGTLCVLDHQPRTLTPLQRDAIKVLARQVMVQLELRKAIASAATMRQEVDHRVKNSLQSLSAFARIQERRLQSDEAKQAVSKIMTRIDAVSTLHEYLYKTDAGSNVDLGIYLKNIVDYLAETTPPHVTMEYVPVSVEIGSQQAVSVGTLVNEFVANSFKHAFPDQREGVVRIELSNPTPDSVRVTCSDNGAGMPPDINSQSGGLGMKIAEIACMELRCELDLKITAQGVSASIEFSPEPRPDYQR from the coding sequence ATGAAGGCTGCGCTGCATCCCCGCCAGAGCGAAAGACTCACGGCGCTGTACTCCTACGAGACGCTCGACACCGACCGCGAAAAGGATTTCGACGACATCGTGCAACTGGCGTCGTCGATTTGCGGCACATCGGTATCGCTAATCAGTCTGGTGGATGCGGACCGGCAATGGTTCAAGGCCTCGGTCGGGCTGGAGATGAGCGAAACCCCGATCGAGACGGCGTTGTGCTCGCATGCCATTCTCGAAGACGAGTTCATGGAGATCGAGGACACGCTGAACGATCCGCGCATGGTCGACAATCCGCTGTGCTGCGGCGATCCGGGTCTGCGCTTTTATGCTGGCGCGCTACTGAAAACGCCGGACGGCCTGCCGATCGGAACCCTGTGCGTGCTCGACCATCAGCCCCGCACCCTGACCCCGTTGCAGCGGGATGCGATCAAGGTGCTCGCCCGCCAGGTGATGGTGCAGCTCGAATTGCGCAAGGCGATCGCATCAGCCGCCACCATGCGCCAGGAAGTCGATCACCGGGTCAAGAATTCGCTGCAGTCACTGTCCGCCTTTGCCCGCATTCAGGAACGGCGGCTGCAATCGGACGAGGCCAAACAGGCCGTTTCAAAAATCATGACCCGGATCGACGCGGTCTCGACGCTGCATGAATATCTCTACAAGACCGATGCCGGATCCAATGTCGATCTCGGCATCTATCTCAAGAACATCGTCGATTACCTGGCAGAAACCACGCCGCCCCATGTCACCATGGAATATGTGCCGGTGTCGGTTGAAATCGGTTCACAGCAGGCAGTATCTGTCGGCACGCTGGTCAATGAGTTTGTGGCCAACTCGTTCAAGCATGCATTCCCCGATCAGCGCGAGGGCGTGGTCCGGATCGAGCTCTCCAACCCGACGCCAGACAGCGTCAGGGTCACCTGCTCCGACAATGGCGCCGGCATGCCGCCGGACATCAATTCGCAGTCCGGCGGGCTCGGAATGAAGATTGCCGAGATCGCCTGCATGGAGCTCAGATGCGAGCTTGACCTCAAGATCACGGCCCAGGGCGTCAGCGCCTCGATAGAGTTCTCGCCCGAACCGAGGCCGGATTACCAGCGCTGA
- a CDS encoding formate--tetrahydrofolate ligase: MAEYKSDIEIARGATKKPIMEIGEKLGIPQLDLVPYGHDKAKVSADFIARQKDKPNGKLILVTAINPTPAGEGKTTTTVGLGDGLNRIGKKAMICIREASLGPNFGMKGGAAGGGMAQVVPMEEMNLHFTGDFHAITSAHNLLSAMIDNHIYWGNELEIDARRIVWRRVMDMNDRALRDIVVNLGGVANGFPRQTGFDITVASEVMAILCLAKDLKDLQERLGAIVVAYRRDKTPIHCRDIKADGAMTVLLKDAMQPNLVQTLENNPAFVHGGPFANIAHGCNSVVATTTALKLADYVVTEAGFGADLGAEKFFDIKCRKAGLKPDAAVIVATVRAMKMNGGVKKDDLGTENVAAVEKGCANLGRHVQNVKKFGVPVVVAINHFVSDTEAEVQAVKDYVATLGAEAILCKHWALGSAGIEDLAHKVVEMAESGQAQFAPLYPDEMPLFEKIETIAKSIYHAGEVIAEKSVREQLRQWEEQGYGNLPICMAKTQYSFSTDPNLRGAPTDHTVPVREVRLSAGAGFIVVITGEIMTMPGLPRTPSSEKIYLNDKGQIEGLF, translated from the coding sequence ATGGCTGAGTACAAATCCGATATCGAGATTGCCCGGGGGGCAACCAAGAAGCCGATCATGGAGATTGGCGAGAAGCTGGGCATCCCGCAACTGGACCTGGTTCCTTACGGTCATGACAAGGCCAAGGTTTCGGCCGATTTCATTGCGCGGCAAAAGGACAAGCCCAACGGCAAGCTGATCCTGGTCACCGCGATCAATCCGACGCCTGCGGGTGAAGGCAAGACCACCACCACGGTGGGCCTGGGAGATGGGCTCAACCGCATCGGCAAGAAGGCGATGATCTGCATCCGCGAAGCTTCGCTCGGGCCGAATTTCGGCATGAAGGGCGGCGCTGCGGGTGGCGGCATGGCGCAAGTGGTGCCGATGGAGGAAATGAACCTGCATTTCACCGGCGACTTCCACGCCATCACCAGCGCCCACAATCTGCTTTCGGCGATGATCGACAACCACATCTACTGGGGCAACGAGCTTGAAATCGATGCGCGCCGGATTGTCTGGCGCCGGGTGATGGACATGAACGACCGGGCGCTGCGCGACATCGTGGTCAATCTCGGTGGCGTGGCCAACGGATTTCCGCGCCAGACCGGCTTTGACATCACCGTAGCCTCGGAAGTCATGGCGATCCTGTGCCTGGCCAAGGATCTGAAGGACTTGCAAGAGCGGCTGGGCGCCATCGTTGTCGCCTATCGCCGCGACAAGACCCCGATCCACTGCCGCGACATCAAGGCCGATGGCGCCATGACGGTTCTGCTCAAGGACGCGATGCAGCCAAACCTGGTGCAGACGCTGGAAAACAATCCCGCCTTCGTGCATGGCGGGCCATTCGCCAATATCGCGCATGGCTGCAACTCGGTGGTGGCCACCACGACGGCGCTGAAGCTGGCCGATTACGTCGTCACCGAAGCAGGCTTCGGGGCCGATCTGGGTGCGGAAAAATTCTTCGACATCAAGTGCCGCAAGGCCGGGCTGAAGCCTGATGCCGCCGTGATCGTCGCCACCGTGCGGGCGATGAAGATGAATGGCGGCGTCAAAAAGGACGACCTTGGAACCGAAAACGTCGCCGCCGTCGAGAAGGGCTGCGCCAATCTCGGCCGGCATGTGCAGAACGTGAAGAAATTCGGCGTGCCGGTGGTGGTTGCGATCAATCACTTTGTTTCCGACACCGAGGCTGAAGTTCAGGCGGTGAAGGACTATGTCGCGACACTCGGCGCCGAGGCGATCCTGTGCAAGCACTGGGCGCTGGGCTCGGCGGGAATCGAGGATCTGGCTCACAAGGTGGTGGAGATGGCCGAGTCCGGCCAGGCACAGTTCGCGCCACTCTATCCCGACGAGATGCCGCTGTTTGAAAAGATCGAGACCATCGCCAAGTCGATCTATCACGCAGGCGAGGTGATTGCGGAGAAATCCGTGCGCGAGCAGCTCAGGCAGTGGGAAGAGCAGGGCTATGGCAATCTGCCGATCTGCATGGCCAAGACGCAGTATTCATTCTCCACCGACCCGAACCTGCGCGGCGCACCAACCGATCACACTGTTCCGGTACGCGAGGTGCGATTGTCTGCCGGTGCGGGCTTTATTGTCGTCATCACCGGCGAGATCATGACCATGCCGGGCCTGCCCAGAACGCCGTCTTCGGAAAAGATCTATCTCAATGACAAGGGGCAAATCGAAGGGTTGTTCTAA
- a CDS encoding extensin family protein — MRRIYLIPAIFVTLAGFDLPLQGPVPVDKPLQSTVPAEKAPTSAQEATPDVSSADKKPPSLPGVIAPEETDAALAICETELNTLGVTFEKLDPVIGENGCGINAPYAITEIAKGVALRPATQLRCKTAVALARWIGAVVLPATSAFPDEVHLKAINHGSTYVCRRRNNLPTGKMSEHSIGNAVDVVNFEFEGRKPIGISPRSGDGNMDEAFQRAVRAGACLHFTTVLGPGANASHDDHLHLDIAKRNRGYRLCQ, encoded by the coding sequence ATGCGCCGGATTTATCTGATCCCCGCCATTTTTGTCACTCTGGCTGGGTTTGATCTCCCTCTCCAGGGGCCGGTCCCGGTCGACAAACCTCTGCAGTCAACCGTCCCCGCAGAAAAAGCGCCAACTTCCGCACAAGAAGCAACGCCGGATGTGTCATCCGCAGACAAAAAGCCTCCGTCCTTGCCCGGCGTCATCGCGCCTGAAGAGACCGACGCTGCTCTGGCCATTTGCGAAACCGAACTCAACACTCTTGGCGTGACATTTGAAAAACTTGATCCGGTCATCGGGGAGAATGGCTGCGGCATCAACGCACCCTATGCGATAACCGAAATAGCCAAGGGCGTGGCGCTAAGACCTGCAACCCAATTGCGCTGCAAGACTGCTGTCGCACTCGCGCGCTGGATCGGGGCAGTCGTCCTTCCCGCAACATCAGCTTTTCCGGACGAGGTTCACCTCAAGGCCATCAATCACGGCTCGACCTATGTCTGCCGGCGGCGCAACAATCTGCCAACCGGCAAGATGTCGGAGCATTCGATCGGCAATGCCGTCGACGTTGTGAATTTCGAATTTGAAGGGCGAAAGCCGATCGGCATTTCACCACGCAGCGGTGACGGCAATATGGATGAAGCTTTCCAGCGCGCGGTTCGCGCCGGCGCATGTCTTCATTTCACAACCGTCCTTGGCCCCGGCGCCAATGCCAGCCATGACGACCATCTCCACCTCGACATCGCCAAGCGCAACCGCGGCTATCGACTGTGCCAGTGA
- a CDS encoding pyruvate kinase — protein MSEDTSTVSDPSPCVTTPQQIAACRSLLNDYSARIESDSNALFADWQMEIERPEFCTGARNLAFYLAARHHDLTGLQSSLSVLGLSSLGRAESHLRQSLAAVSATLDGLSGLPANWPEPSALDAGLAQITRDQARFFGDYPDKRNTRIMVTMPPQGATDPGFVDQLVEAGASCFRINCAHDGPEAWAAMIGNIRAAAQKAGRLCPVLMDIAGPKCRIESISPGKSTRLFRGDRFRLLAKPAKKSKRLPSITITFPDIVTKLQPGLQIWIDDGKIGARVVELTDDGAVLEVTVVADKGKKLKLEKGINFPAIDLDIEHLTVTDLAILPFVAAHADIIGCSFVQRPEDIRGLMAELGKHRGEKPPQPLLLKIETGLAVRNLPRLIVQAGSHQPVAVMIARGDLAMEIGTERLSEVQEEILWLCEAAHIPVVWATQVLETLLKTGAPSRAEVTDAAMGQRAECIMLNKGPYIAETIRFLAGILRRMDRHQFKKTARLSALTSWRGPQPL, from the coding sequence GTGAGCGAAGACACCAGTACCGTTTCAGACCCATCGCCTTGCGTCACAACCCCACAGCAGATCGCGGCGTGCCGCAGTCTGCTCAATGACTATAGTGCCAGGATCGAGTCCGACAGCAACGCGCTCTTTGCCGACTGGCAGATGGAAATCGAGCGTCCGGAGTTTTGCACCGGTGCACGCAACCTCGCCTTCTATCTGGCCGCCCGTCACCATGATCTGACCGGCCTTCAATCGAGCCTCTCGGTGCTCGGCCTGTCCTCTCTGGGACGAGCCGAATCGCATCTGCGCCAATCGCTCGCCGCCGTCAGCGCCACGCTCGACGGCCTGTCCGGTCTGCCGGCAAACTGGCCCGAGCCCTCAGCGCTTGACGCAGGACTGGCGCAGATCACGCGCGATCAGGCACGTTTCTTTGGAGATTACCCCGACAAGCGCAACACCCGCATCATGGTGACCATGCCGCCGCAGGGCGCCACCGACCCTGGCTTTGTTGATCAACTGGTCGAGGCCGGCGCCAGTTGCTTCCGTATCAATTGCGCCCATGACGGCCCCGAGGCCTGGGCGGCGATGATCGGGAACATTCGCGCCGCCGCCCAAAAGGCAGGCAGGCTGTGCCCTGTGCTGATGGACATTGCCGGACCGAAATGCCGGATCGAAAGCATCAGTCCGGGCAAATCCACCCGGCTGTTTCGTGGCGATCGTTTCAGGCTGCTGGCAAAACCAGCCAAAAAGAGCAAACGGCTGCCGTCCATCACCATCACCTTTCCAGACATCGTCACCAAGCTGCAACCCGGACTCCAGATCTGGATCGATGATGGCAAGATCGGCGCGCGCGTTGTCGAACTCACTGACGATGGGGCCGTGCTGGAAGTCACCGTTGTGGCCGACAAGGGCAAGAAACTGAAGCTCGAAAAGGGTATCAATTTCCCGGCCATCGATCTCGATATCGAACACCTGACCGTTACCGATCTGGCCATTCTTCCTTTTGTCGCAGCCCATGCCGACATTATCGGCTGTTCCTTTGTGCAGCGCCCGGAAGATATTCGCGGTCTGATGGCTGAACTCGGCAAGCACCGCGGCGAAAAACCACCGCAACCGCTGCTCCTGAAAATTGAAACCGGGCTCGCGGTGCGCAACCTGCCGCGGCTGATTGTTCAGGCAGGCTCGCATCAACCGGTCGCCGTCATGATAGCTCGCGGCGATCTGGCGATGGAAATCGGAACCGAACGCTTGTCGGAGGTTCAGGAAGAAATCCTCTGGCTCTGCGAGGCTGCCCACATCCCGGTGGTCTGGGCCACCCAGGTGCTCGAAACACTCTTGAAAACCGGTGCACCGTCGCGCGCTGAGGTGACCGATGCCGCCATGGGTCAGCGCGCCGAATGCATCATGCTCAACAAGGGGCCCTATATTGCAGAAACTATTCGCTTTCTTGCAGGCATTTTGCGTCGTATGGATCGTCATCAGTTCAAGAAGACGGCTCGCCTTTCGGCACTGACCTCCTGGCGCGGTCCGCAACCACTCTAA
- a CDS encoding DUF4342 domain-containing protein: protein MNDQDGKARKTFTEEIEVMGSQLIEQVKDLLKQGNVRQLRIKTSDGDIVLETPLTFGVVAGGAVALAAPWLAILGAIAAFVTKVKVEVVREVDEADDNLAQSQPDAPDVEPAPKPKATSRKAAAPKKTAAKAKATGKAKSSPKTKPAGKAKP, encoded by the coding sequence ATGAATGATCAGGACGGCAAGGCAAGGAAGACTTTCACCGAAGAAATCGAAGTCATGGGCAGTCAGCTCATTGAGCAGGTCAAGGATCTGCTGAAGCAAGGCAATGTCCGGCAACTGCGCATCAAGACCTCCGACGGCGACATCGTGCTGGAAACGCCATTGACCTTTGGTGTGGTCGCTGGCGGCGCCGTGGCGCTTGCAGCCCCATGGCTGGCCATCCTCGGCGCCATCGCGGCATTTGTCACCAAGGTCAAGGTGGAAGTTGTCCGCGAAGTTGACGAAGCAGATGACAACCTGGCGCAAAGCCAGCCCGACGCTCCGGACGTTGAGCCTGCTCCAAAGCCCAAAGCTACTTCCCGCAAAGCCGCAGCCCCGAAAAAAACCGCAGCCAAGGCGAAGGCGACCGGCAAGGCGAAATCCTCACCCAAGACAAAGCCAGCCGGCAAAGCAAAACCATAG
- a CDS encoding YHYH protein: protein MDRPLSYLLIAGVTIAGIAASALAAEAASGSVAITKSRGNICMTSNGLPDHSTGKFPNAGNPNRISAQFIEVCVPENPVKTSHATQLRGSTGFALNGVMIRPGTADYYDPSSPRGFSRNRSSGWLLDGKGAGSMLGLDKNNAHVDNRGLYHYHAKPTGFLKGKNATLVGFAADGFEIHYAGSKAKSGYTLKPGKRKGGPGGKHDGTYVQDWQFTGGSGKLDRCNGGKLNGEFVYFVTDSYPYFPHCAWGKVSRDFGRP from the coding sequence ATGGACCGCCCACTCTCATATCTTCTCATCGCCGGCGTCACCATTGCCGGCATTGCTGCAAGCGCACTTGCGGCCGAGGCTGCATCGGGATCGGTAGCGATCACCAAGAGCCGCGGCAATATCTGCATGACATCGAACGGATTGCCCGATCACTCCACCGGCAAATTTCCAAATGCCGGAAATCCGAACAGGATTTCGGCGCAATTCATCGAGGTCTGCGTGCCGGAAAACCCGGTCAAGACGTCTCACGCCACCCAATTGCGCGGCTCCACCGGCTTTGCGCTCAATGGCGTCATGATCCGCCCCGGCACGGCGGATTACTACGATCCATCCTCGCCACGAGGGTTCAGCCGCAACCGCTCCTCAGGCTGGCTGCTCGACGGCAAGGGCGCAGGCTCGATGCTTGGGCTGGACAAGAACAATGCCCATGTCGACAACCGCGGTCTCTACCATTACCACGCCAAGCCGACCGGATTTCTCAAAGGCAAAAACGCCACTCTGGTCGGCTTCGCCGCTGACGGTTTTGAAATCCACTATGCCGGCTCGAAAGCCAAATCCGGCTACACGCTCAAACCCGGCAAACGCAAGGGCGGGCCCGGCGGCAAGCATGACGGCACCTATGTGCAGGATTGGCAGTTTACCGGCGGATCGGGCAAGCTCGACCGGTGCAATGGAGGCAAGCTGAACGGGGAATTCGTCTATTTTGTCACCGACAGCTATCCCTATTTCCCGCATTGCGCCTGGGGCAAGGTCAGCCGCGATTTCGGCAGGCCCTGA